From the genome of Candidatus Promineifilum breve, one region includes:
- a CDS encoding cytochrome P450 has product MEKEAVTLKTPPVVSGALPGIGHLLEFSRNRPGIVMRGQKEHGNIFTVKLGPQNVAVLLGPEFHKTFFMETDKKLNIGTTYEFLRATFGEVFFIAGHDEYLRQRPFITQAFRREKMAHYLAVMQLEAQKWLDTLDDEGEFEVVEVMSRLAQEIAAHALMGPRFQEEIGPEFWALYADLGKALDPILPPNLPLPKFWRRDRAKVKMAAMLEPILEERRENPTAYNDFLQDFVNARYNDTDQPLEDEVLLNLMLGLMFAGHETTAGQAAWNVILLLQHPEYLAVVREEIDRLAPRGKALDGRGLHALSHMNYAVTETERLRPSADMLMRDVDEALDLGGYHIPAGWKVQVAGEIAHRMSEVFTEPDFYDPLRFAPGREEDKSDRFSLIGFGGGGHKCLGMNFANNEIAIISTLLLQQFDLELVTTRPAVQRGTGANRPAPTIIRYRRR; this is encoded by the coding sequence ATGGAAAAGGAAGCAGTCACACTGAAAACCCCGCCCGTGGTATCCGGCGCACTGCCGGGCATCGGGCACTTGTTGGAGTTCAGCCGCAACCGTCCAGGGATCGTGATGCGCGGCCAGAAGGAGCACGGCAACATCTTCACCGTCAAGCTCGGCCCGCAAAACGTGGCCGTGCTGCTGGGGCCGGAATTCCACAAGACGTTCTTCATGGAGACGGACAAGAAGCTCAACATCGGCACGACGTATGAATTCTTGCGGGCCACGTTCGGCGAGGTGTTCTTCATCGCCGGACACGACGAGTACCTCCGCCAGCGGCCGTTTATCACCCAGGCCTTCCGGCGCGAGAAGATGGCCCACTATCTGGCCGTGATGCAATTGGAAGCCCAGAAGTGGCTCGATACGCTGGACGATGAAGGTGAATTCGAGGTGGTCGAGGTGATGAGCCGGCTGGCCCAGGAGATCGCCGCCCACGCCCTCATGGGGCCGCGCTTCCAGGAGGAGATCGGCCCGGAGTTCTGGGCGCTCTACGCCGATCTGGGCAAGGCGCTCGATCCCATCCTGCCGCCCAACTTGCCGCTGCCCAAATTCTGGCGGCGCGACCGGGCCAAGGTCAAGATGGCGGCCATGCTGGAGCCGATCCTGGAAGAGCGCCGGGAAAACCCCACCGCCTACAATGACTTCTTGCAGGATTTCGTCAACGCCCGCTACAACGATACCGACCAGCCATTAGAGGATGAAGTCCTGCTGAACCTGATGCTGGGGCTGATGTTCGCCGGGCACGAGACGACGGCCGGGCAGGCGGCCTGGAACGTGATCCTGCTGCTGCAACACCCGGAGTATCTGGCCGTGGTGCGCGAGGAGATCGACCGCCTGGCCCCACGTGGCAAAGCGCTCGACGGCCGCGGGCTGCACGCGCTGAGCCACATGAACTACGCCGTCACCGAGACCGAGCGGCTGCGGCCGTCGGCCGACATGCTGATGCGCGACGTGGATGAGGCCCTCGACCTCGGCGGCTACCACATCCCCGCCGGCTGGAAGGTGCAGGTGGCGGGCGAGATCGCCCACCGCATGTCCGAGGTCTTCACCGAGCCGGACTTCTACGACCCGCTGCGCTTCGCCCCCGGCCGCGAAGAGGACAAGTCCGACCGCTTCAGTCTGATCGGCTTCGGCGGCGGCGGCCACAAGTGCCTGGGCATGAATTTCGCCAACAACGAGATCGCCATTATCTCGACGCTGCTGTTGCAGCAGTTCGATCTGGAACTGGTGACGACGCGGCCGGCCGTGCAGCGCGGCACGGGAGCGAATCGGCCGGCGCCGACGATCATTCGTTACCGGCGGAGATAA
- a CDS encoding GNAT family N-acetyltransferase, whose product MTQPIADITIRRATLDDAEALQRIFDQPRALWGTLQVPYASAEQRRKRLAELDNSAYPLVAVVAGEVIGQLTLHINARSPRRSHSGSLGMAVRDDYHGRGVGTALMVACLDLADNWLNLHRVDLDVYVDNEPALRLYKKFGFVIEGRLVDYAFRDGEYVDVYIMARLRGK is encoded by the coding sequence ATGACCCAACCTATCGCCGACATCACCATCCGCCGCGCCACCCTCGACGACGCCGAAGCCCTCCAGCGCATCTTCGACCAGCCCCGCGCCCTGTGGGGCACGCTGCAAGTCCCCTATGCCTCGGCCGAGCAGCGCCGCAAGCGACTGGCCGAACTCGACAACAGCGCCTACCCGCTGGTGGCCGTCGTTGCCGGCGAGGTCATCGGCCAACTGACGCTCCACATCAATGCGCGCTCGCCGCGCCGCAGCCATAGCGGTTCGCTGGGCATGGCCGTCCGCGACGACTACCACGGCCGCGGCGTGGGCACGGCGCTCATGGTCGCCTGCCTCGATCTGGCCGACAACTGGCTCAACCTCCACCGCGTGGACCTGGATGTCTACGTCGATAACGAACCGGCCCTGCGCCTCTACAAAAAGTTCGGCTTCGTCATCGAGGGGCGGCTGGTCGACTACGCCTTCCGCGACGGCGAGTACGTCGACGTCTACATCATGGCCCGCCTGCGTGGGAAATAG
- a CDS encoding sensor histidine kinase: protein MRTLRGRFVLSHILPFLVIFPLAGLILLYLIEAQVMLVHLSDDLQERATLIAAAVAQQPETLTNGPAAAEFLADIGPLVEGEIYLMQTDGRVIAARLADDAASDPPAVGADSGAVYVSVENGLLAQEGEALAPVIDVNEQIIGLVGVHESLGGLASSFNRLRGLVLLTIMGGMVLGALFGYTLARRLERPIGRTAAAVAGIATGDQTEPIHPEGPAEVQRLAAAVNSLTARLQALEEMRRRSFANIVHELGRPLGAVLAAVQVLRGDAGGDPAVRDELLAGVHKELTAMEPLLDDLSQLHADATGRRRLDRRTVDVAAWLTGILPPWREAAAAKGLVWAAEIPPDLPPADIDAPRMAQVVGNLLSNAIKYTATGGVAVSATAGDGAIRIAVADTGPGIPAAEQAQVFEPFYRGAAARTTEGLGVGLAIARSLTEAHGGRLTVDSAPGRGSVFTIDLPIMNYEG from the coding sequence ATGCGCACCCTTCGCGGCCGTTTCGTCCTCAGCCACATCCTGCCCTTCCTGGTCATCTTCCCCCTGGCCGGGCTGATTTTGCTCTACCTCATCGAGGCCCAGGTCATGCTCGTGCACCTGTCGGACGATCTTCAGGAGCGGGCCACGCTGATCGCCGCCGCCGTGGCCCAGCAGCCGGAAACGCTCACCAATGGCCCGGCCGCCGCAGAATTTCTGGCCGACATCGGCCCGCTGGTCGAGGGGGAAATCTATTTGATGCAGACTGACGGCCGGGTCATCGCCGCCCGATTGGCCGACGACGCCGCGTCCGACCCGCCGGCCGTCGGGGCCGACAGTGGCGCGGTGTATGTGTCCGTCGAAAATGGCCTGCTGGCCCAGGAAGGGGAAGCGCTGGCCCCGGTCATTGACGTCAACGAACAGATCATCGGGCTGGTGGGCGTCCACGAATCGCTGGGCGGGCTGGCCTCGTCGTTCAACCGGCTGCGCGGGCTGGTGCTGCTGACGATTATGGGCGGCATGGTGTTGGGGGCACTGTTCGGCTACACGCTGGCCCGCCGGCTGGAACGGCCCATCGGCCGCACCGCCGCCGCCGTGGCCGGCATCGCCACCGGCGATCAGACCGAGCCGATCCACCCCGAAGGCCCGGCCGAAGTGCAGCGGCTGGCGGCGGCCGTCAATTCGCTCACCGCCCGCTTGCAGGCGTTGGAAGAGATGCGCCGCCGCTCGTTCGCCAATATCGTCCACGAACTGGGCCGGCCGCTGGGCGCGGTGCTGGCCGCCGTCCAGGTGTTGCGCGGCGACGCGGGCGGCGACCCGGCCGTGCGCGATGAACTGCTGGCCGGGGTGCACAAGGAGCTGACGGCGATGGAGCCGCTGCTCGATGACCTGTCGCAGCTCCACGCCGACGCCACCGGCCGCCGCCGCCTCGACCGGCGCACGGTGGACGTAGCCGCCTGGCTGACGGGCATCCTGCCCCCCTGGCGCGAGGCGGCGGCGGCCAAGGGGCTGGTCTGGGCGGCCGAGATTCCGCCCGACCTGCCGCCGGCCGACATCGACGCGCCGCGCATGGCCCAGGTGGTGGGCAATCTGCTTAGCAATGCCATCAAATACACCGCCACCGGCGGCGTGGCCGTGTCGGCCACGGCCGGGGACGGGGCCATCCGCATCGCCGTGGCCGACACCGGGCCGGGCATCCCCGCCGCCGAACAGGCGCAGGTCTTCGAACCGTTCTATCGCGGCGCGGCGGCGCGCACGACCGAGGGGCTGGGCGTGGGCCTGGCCATCGCCCGCAGCCTGACCGAAGCCCACGGCGGCCGCCTGACAGTTGACAGCGCGCCCGGGCGGGGGAGCGTCTTTACGATTGATCTGCCAATAATGAATTATGAAGGATGA
- a CDS encoding acetyl-CoA carboxylase biotin carboxyl carrier protein subunit, with protein MARFQLRIGDEQREFDAARQGDRLHITDGDHTTEVVILHRDGPTLLLEIRPADGPARRVRLVGARRGDQRLLWVNGRALTAERVRQRAGQAPAADGSLASAIPAVVSQLLVAPGDVVAAGDKLILLESMKMVIPILAPHAGRVSRVHCAPGDSVPAGVALLEIEAE; from the coding sequence ATGGCCCGCTTCCAACTACGCATCGGCGACGAACAACGCGAATTTGATGCCGCCCGGCAGGGTGACCGGCTGCACATCACCGATGGCGACCACACCACCGAGGTCGTCATCCTCCACCGGGACGGCCCCACCCTGCTGCTCGAAATTCGACCGGCCGACGGCCCGGCGCGGCGCGTGCGGCTGGTGGGCGCGCGGCGCGGCGACCAGCGGCTGCTCTGGGTGAACGGCCGCGCCCTGACCGCCGAGCGCGTGCGGCAGCGCGCCGGCCAGGCCCCGGCGGCCGACGGCTCGCTGGCCTCGGCCATCCCCGCCGTCGTCTCGCAGCTGCTCGTCGCCCCCGGCGACGTGGTGGCCGCCGGCGACAAGCTCATCCTGCTGGAATCGATGAAGATGGTCATCCCCATCCTGGCCCCCCACGCCGGCCGGGTGAGCCGCGTCCATTGCGCGCCGGGCGATTCGGTGCCGGCCGGGGTGGCTTTGTTGGAGATTGAAGCTGAGTGA
- a CDS encoding TetR/AcrR family transcriptional regulator, protein MARTKMFDEAQTLDRALSVFWQQGFEATSVRDLMVGAGISSSSLYATYGDKRDIYLAALERYRAQERAEFAAILAEPRPLRLLLAELFATTIDTLLVDNGRRGSFTLNAAIELGGRDPAVTAQLRAHFDDIGALLAGRLASAQAGGELSSRFAPLDLAHSVMMGLYSLAMLAVVYPERGMLERAAAVTLGAVEMA, encoded by the coding sequence ATGGCCCGCACGAAAATGTTCGACGAAGCGCAAACCCTCGACCGAGCGCTGTCGGTATTCTGGCAACAAGGGTTCGAGGCCACCTCGGTGCGCGACCTGATGGTGGGGGCGGGCATCAGCAGCAGCAGCCTGTATGCCACCTATGGCGACAAGCGCGACATCTATCTGGCTGCCCTGGAGCGCTACCGGGCGCAAGAGCGGGCCGAGTTCGCCGCCATCCTGGCCGAGCCGCGGCCGTTGCGCCTGCTGCTGGCCGAGCTATTCGCCACGACCATCGACACGTTGCTGGTCGATAACGGCCGGCGCGGCTCATTCACTCTGAACGCGGCCATCGAACTTGGCGGGCGCGACCCGGCGGTGACGGCCCAATTGCGCGCCCACTTCGACGATATCGGCGCGCTGCTGGCCGGGCGGCTGGCCTCGGCCCAGGCCGGCGGCGAACTGTCATCCCGGTTCGCGCCGCTCGATTTGGCCCATTCAGTGATGATGGGGCTGTATAGTCTGGCGATGTTGGCCGTGGTTTATCCCGAGCGGGGGATGCTGGAGCGCGCGGCGGCAGTGACGTTGGGGGCGGTTGAAATGGCCTAG
- a CDS encoding response regulator transcription factor produces MMDMARHILIVDDDALMRRSVSLHLEQNGYRAGTAATAEDALALARRDRPDLILLDIGLPGMDGLQAIRHFQRDMDDVPVIFVTARRRELDTILGLEMGADDYITKPFNLDILLAHVKAILRRAERGATGQPPPDALIVGDLHIDPAAHEVTIDGRPIALTAKEFAVLHTLALDAGKVVSTEDILSRVWGAEFMGEPQVVYVNIRWLREKIETDPNQPRRIINVRGVGYKLIPNTPPG; encoded by the coding sequence ATGATGGACATGGCCCGCCACATCCTCATCGTCGATGACGACGCCCTCATGCGCCGCAGTGTCAGTCTGCATCTGGAGCAGAACGGCTACCGCGCCGGCACCGCCGCCACCGCCGAAGACGCCCTGGCCTTGGCCCGCCGTGACCGGCCCGACCTCATCCTGCTCGACATCGGCCTGCCGGGCATGGACGGCCTGCAAGCCATCCGCCACTTCCAGCGCGACATGGACGACGTGCCGGTCATCTTCGTCACCGCCCGCCGCCGCGAACTGGATACCATCCTGGGGCTGGAAATGGGGGCCGACGATTACATCACCAAGCCGTTCAATCTCGACATCCTGCTGGCCCACGTCAAGGCCATTTTGCGCCGCGCCGAGCGGGGCGCCACCGGCCAGCCACCGCCCGACGCGCTGATCGTCGGCGATCTCCACATCGACCCGGCCGCCCACGAAGTGACCATCGACGGCCGTCCCATCGCCCTGACGGCCAAGGAGTTCGCCGTGCTCCACACCCTGGCCCTCGACGCCGGCAAAGTCGTCAGCACCGAGGACATCCTCAGCCGCGTCTGGGGCGCGGAGTTCATGGGCGAACCGCAAGTGGTCTACGTCAACATCCGCTGGCTGCGCGAGAAGATTGAGACCGACCCCAACCAGCCGCGCCGTATCATCAACGTGCGCGGTGTCGGCTACAAGCTCATCCCCAACACCCCACCCGGCTGA
- a CDS encoding DnaJ C-terminal domain-containing protein yields the protein MEYKDYYKTLGVKKNAGADDIKKAYRKLARKHHPDVNQGDKAAEEKFKDINEAYEVLSDEDKRAKYDRFGAEWQQFAGAGGRAQDFNWGAWGAGQPGAGQPGGGQYRTVSPEEFEQMFGRGAGGGGFSDFFETLFGAMGGRTAGSSRPGFGGSFSSAGGDDPFGNLGRGQPAMLDQEHPIQVTLEEAFQGTARTLQWEHGKRVEAKIPRGVRTGSKVRLSGQGGGGDGRAGDLYLKVEVLPHAVYERDGDDLRLTLPIDLFTALLGGKVSVPALDKSVNLTIPEGTSNGKVFRLTKLGMPKLRQPDERGDLYVTVAIELPRKLGDEEKELVRQWRELRDN from the coding sequence ATGGAATATAAAGATTACTACAAAACGCTGGGCGTGAAGAAGAACGCCGGCGCTGATGACATCAAAAAAGCCTATCGCAAGCTGGCGCGCAAGCACCATCCCGACGTGAACCAGGGCGACAAGGCGGCCGAGGAGAAGTTCAAGGACATCAACGAGGCCTACGAGGTCTTGTCGGACGAGGACAAGCGGGCCAAGTATGACCGCTTCGGCGCGGAGTGGCAGCAGTTCGCCGGGGCGGGCGGCCGGGCGCAGGACTTCAACTGGGGGGCCTGGGGAGCCGGGCAACCCGGGGCGGGCCAGCCGGGCGGCGGGCAATATCGCACCGTCTCGCCGGAGGAGTTCGAGCAGATGTTCGGCCGCGGCGCGGGCGGCGGCGGCTTCTCCGATTTCTTCGAGACGCTGTTCGGGGCGATGGGCGGTCGGACAGCAGGCAGCTCGCGCCCCGGCTTTGGCGGCTCGTTCAGTTCGGCCGGCGGCGATGACCCGTTCGGCAACCTCGGCCGCGGCCAGCCGGCTATGCTGGATCAGGAGCACCCCATCCAGGTGACGCTGGAGGAGGCGTTCCAGGGCACGGCGCGCACCTTGCAGTGGGAACACGGCAAGCGCGTGGAGGCCAAAATCCCGCGCGGCGTGCGCACCGGCTCCAAAGTGCGTCTGAGCGGCCAGGGCGGGGGCGGCGACGGCCGCGCCGGCGACCTGTACCTGAAGGTCGAGGTGCTGCCCCATGCCGTCTACGAACGGGACGGCGACGACCTGCGCCTGACGCTGCCCATTGACCTGTTCACGGCGCTGCTGGGCGGCAAGGTCAGTGTGCCGGCGCTGGATAAGTCGGTGAACCTGACCATCCCGGAGGGCACGTCCAACGGCAAGGTGTTCCGGCTGACGAAGCTGGGGATGCCCAAGCTGCGCCAGCCGGATGAGCGCGGCGACCTGTACGTGACCGTGGCTATCGAACTGCCCAGGAAGCTGGGGGATGAAGAGAAAGAGCTTGTCCGGCAGTGGCGGGAACTACGGGATAATTAA
- a CDS encoding M24 family metallopeptidase has translation MNDGMHSQRLQRLTEQIVAHGLDGLALVPGPNLLYFSGIHAHLSERPMVLIIPADDDPAIIIPTLEAMKAEAAGIAADRIFAWDDTEGFHGAFQQACAHLELADYLLGVEALHMRVLEMQTLQRFAPGLQIAHAEPALSALRAVKEPAEVAAMEKAIAVAEKALQRIAKRIKIGLTERQIAAMLTQELLASGAESIAFGPIVAAGPNSAIPHATPSDRAIRAGDLLVIDWGVYVDGYPSDITRTFAVGPIDPELQRIYEVVKLANEEARRAIRPGLTGRQIDRVARDVIEDAGYGDYFIHRTGHGLGLEIHEAPDMSPANDRPIVAGNVFTIEPGIYLPGRGGVRIEDNVVATQDGSRTLTTYDRELLTVG, from the coding sequence ATGAACGACGGAATGCATTCCCAACGCCTGCAACGCCTGACCGAACAAATCGTGGCCCACGGCCTGGACGGGCTGGCCCTGGTGCCCGGCCCCAACCTGCTCTACTTCAGCGGCATCCACGCCCACCTCAGCGAGCGGCCGATGGTGCTCATCATCCCCGCCGACGACGACCCGGCCATCATCATCCCCACGCTCGAGGCGATGAAGGCCGAGGCCGCGGGCATCGCCGCCGACCGCATCTTCGCCTGGGACGATACCGAAGGGTTCCACGGCGCGTTCCAGCAGGCCTGCGCCCATCTGGAACTGGCCGACTACCTGCTGGGCGTCGAGGCCCTCCACATGCGCGTGCTGGAGATGCAAACGCTGCAACGCTTCGCCCCCGGCCTGCAAATCGCCCACGCCGAGCCGGCGCTGTCGGCCTTGCGCGCGGTGAAGGAGCCGGCCGAGGTCGCCGCCATGGAAAAGGCCATCGCCGTGGCCGAGAAGGCGCTGCAACGCATCGCCAAACGGATCAAGATCGGCCTGACCGAGCGCCAGATCGCCGCTATGCTGACCCAGGAGTTGTTGGCCTCCGGCGCGGAGAGTATCGCCTTCGGCCCCATCGTCGCCGCCGGGCCGAACAGCGCCATCCCCCACGCCACGCCCAGCGACCGGGCCATCCGCGCCGGCGATCTGCTGGTCATCGACTGGGGCGTCTACGTGGACGGCTACCCCTCCGACATCACCCGCACTTTCGCCGTGGGGCCGATTGACCCCGAACTGCAACGCATCTACGAAGTGGTGAAGCTGGCCAACGAAGAGGCGCGGCGGGCGATACGGCCGGGCCTCACCGGGCGGCAGATCGACCGCGTGGCCCGCGACGTGATCGAGGATGCCGGCTATGGCGACTATTTCATCCACCGCACCGGCCACGGGCTGGGGCTGGAAATCCACGAAGCGCCGGACATGAGTCCGGCCAACGACCGGCCCATCGTCGCCGGCAACGTCTTCACCATCGAGCCGGGCATCTATCTGCCCGGACGCGGCGGGGTGCGCATCGAAGACAATGTGGTCGCCACGCAGGACGGCAGCCGGACGCTGACCACCTATGATCGGGAACTATTGACGGTGGGGTAG
- a CDS encoding transposase, translating into MNILALLQPLRPIVSQTTMRQMSVLMGAMLAMTGRVTMLGMARWTDKGGSYRSVQRFFQTTIPWTQVMWAFFRDHLHQAGDEYLLVGDECVVSKSGKETHGLGRFYAPLWGRPVSSVALFALSLVNPRERRSYPVMSEQVPSQEGVNREVKPRTRRKKAAAQSSAGRPGRPPGRRNSIKTEVTLTPELTRIQTMVKQFLAVVDQRLKLTYLVLDGHFGNNNALQMVRQCGLHLVSKLRHDAALYFPYQGDNKRCKYGAKVAYDNLPASCWQQTIIDDGVHTDIYQATLRHKAFAQPLNVVILLKTRPTTGAQARVLLFTSDLALNWSQVLEYYQLRFQIEFNFRDAKQYWGLEDFMNVKKTPVTNAINLSFLMVNVSQVLLQDLRREDPAVNVLDLKAHYRGHKYVAEVLKLLPQKPDPVFTEAIFDRISRLGRIHPPQPALCPS; encoded by the coding sequence ATGAATATTCTAGCACTATTACAACCATTGCGTCCTATTGTTAGCCAAACGACCATGCGGCAGATGAGCGTACTCATGGGGGCGATGTTAGCCATGACTGGACGAGTAACGATGTTGGGCATGGCGCGCTGGACGGATAAAGGGGGCAGCTATCGGAGCGTACAACGTTTTTTCCAGACCACCATTCCCTGGACACAAGTCATGTGGGCCTTCTTCCGTGACCATCTGCACCAGGCCGGGGACGAGTACCTGTTAGTGGGGGATGAATGTGTCGTCAGCAAATCGGGCAAGGAGACGCACGGCTTGGGACGCTTCTATGCGCCGTTATGGGGCCGGCCAGTGTCCAGCGTGGCCCTGTTTGCCTTGTCGTTGGTCAACCCGCGGGAACGGCGGTCGTATCCGGTGATGAGCGAACAAGTGCCCAGCCAGGAAGGGGTAAACAGAGAGGTCAAGCCGCGGACGCGGCGCAAGAAAGCCGCCGCCCAAAGTAGCGCGGGCCGCCCCGGCCGCCCGCCGGGGCGTCGCAACAGCATCAAAACCGAGGTGACCTTAACGCCCGAACTGACCCGCATCCAAACGATGGTCAAGCAGTTTTTGGCGGTGGTTGACCAACGACTCAAATTGACCTATCTGGTCTTGGACGGCCACTTCGGCAACAACAATGCCCTGCAAATGGTTCGGCAGTGCGGGCTGCACCTGGTTTCCAAATTGCGTCACGATGCCGCCCTGTATTTCCCCTACCAGGGGGACAACAAACGTTGTAAGTACGGCGCTAAGGTCGCCTATGACAACCTCCCGGCCAGCTGCTGGCAGCAGACGATCATCGACGACGGCGTCCACACCGACATCTATCAGGCTACCCTGCGCCACAAGGCGTTCGCCCAGCCGCTCAATGTGGTCATCCTGCTCAAAACAAGGCCGACCACCGGCGCGCAGGCCCGTGTGTTGTTGTTCACCAGCGACCTGGCCCTGAACTGGTCGCAGGTGCTAGAGTATTATCAACTGCGTTTTCAAATCGAGTTCAATTTCCGCGACGCCAAACAATACTGGGGTTTAGAGGACTTTATGAACGTCAAAAAGACCCCGGTGACCAATGCCATCAATCTGTCCTTCCTGATGGTCAACGTTTCTCAGGTGTTGTTACAGGACCTGCGGCGTGAAGACCCAGCGGTCAACGTGCTGGATTTGAAAGCTCATTATCGCGGCCATAAATACGTGGCCGAAGTGCTAAAATTGCTTCCGCAAAAACCAGACCCGGTTTTTACGGAAGCAATTTTCGACCGGATTTCCAGGTTGGGCAGGATTCATCCCCCTCAACCTGCCCTTTGCCCTTCGTGA
- the hydA gene encoding dihydropyrimidinase, with translation MTTQSPATPLYDLVITNGTIVAADAVYDADVAVVGERIAAIGHGLRGRRELSAAGCYVIPGGVDIHVHLEMPIGAFTSTDDFYHGTRAAAFGGTTAIVDFVETRPDETMLQALAARRAKAEGQAVIDYGLHMTIGPTDIAKLDQVAAARAAGCASFKLYMAYGLRLSDGELLLALEAIRDVAGMPVVHAENWDVITTLIRRNLAAGRTAPRWHPRSRPAELEAEAAGRVIDIAAWVGTPLHIFHVSCAPTAERIAAAKARDLPITGETCPQYLYLTDDLYDRPGVAGALPVCAPPLRPAADRAALWRALAGGALDLVTTDHCPFTAAEKATGIATGQASGQATGLDDFSRIPGGVPSIESRVALVYDGLVNRGLGGERTAALQRWVAVCATTPAALMGFTRKGRLLPGYDADIVVFDPNVDITISPESLHETAGWSPYSGTSLRGWPTTTISRGEILVDDGEWRGAAGHGRFVAR, from the coding sequence ATGACCACCCAATCCCCCGCCACCCCCCTCTACGACCTGGTCATCACCAACGGCACCATCGTCGCCGCCGATGCCGTCTATGACGCCGACGTGGCCGTGGTGGGCGAACGCATCGCCGCCATCGGCCACGGCCTGCGCGGCCGGCGCGAACTATCGGCCGCCGGCTGCTACGTCATCCCCGGCGGCGTGGACATCCACGTCCACCTGGAAATGCCCATCGGCGCGTTCACCTCGACCGATGACTTCTACCACGGCACACGGGCCGCGGCCTTCGGCGGCACCACGGCCATCGTCGATTTCGTCGAGACCCGGCCCGACGAGACGATGCTCCAGGCGCTGGCCGCCCGCCGCGCCAAAGCCGAGGGCCAGGCGGTCATCGACTACGGCCTGCACATGACCATTGGCCCGACCGACATCGCCAAGCTCGATCAGGTGGCCGCCGCCCGCGCCGCCGGCTGCGCCAGCTTCAAGCTCTACATGGCCTACGGCCTGCGCCTGAGCGACGGCGAACTGCTCCTAGCATTGGAGGCCATCCGCGACGTGGCGGGGATGCCCGTCGTCCACGCCGAGAACTGGGACGTGATTACCACGCTCATCCGGCGCAATCTGGCCGCCGGGCGCACCGCGCCGCGCTGGCATCCGCGCAGCCGCCCGGCCGAACTGGAGGCCGAGGCCGCCGGGCGGGTCATCGACATCGCCGCCTGGGTGGGCACGCCGCTCCACATCTTCCACGTGTCGTGCGCGCCCACGGCCGAGCGCATCGCCGCGGCCAAGGCGCGTGACCTGCCCATTACCGGCGAGACCTGCCCGCAGTACCTCTATCTGACCGATGACCTGTATGACCGGCCGGGCGTCGCCGGCGCATTGCCGGTCTGCGCCCCGCCGCTGCGCCCGGCGGCCGACCGCGCCGCGCTCTGGCGGGCGCTGGCCGGCGGCGCGCTCGACCTGGTGACCACCGACCACTGCCCCTTCACCGCCGCCGAAAAAGCCACCGGGATAGCCACCGGGCAAGCCTCCGGGCAAGCCACCGGGCTAGACGACTTCAGCCGCATCCCCGGCGGCGTCCCGTCCATTGAAAGCCGGGTGGCGCTGGTCTACGACGGGCTGGTGAATCGCGGGCTGGGCGGCGAGCGGACGGCCGCGCTGCAACGCTGGGTCGCCGTCTGCGCCACGACCCCGGCGGCGCTCATGGGCTTTACGCGCAAGGGCCGTCTGCTGCCCGGCTACGACGCCGACATCGTAGTCTTCGACCCAAATGTTGACATAACCATTTCGCCTGAGTCGCTACACGAAACAGCCGGTTGGTCGCCCTATAGCGGCACGTCCCTGCGCGGCTGGCCGACCACGACCATCAGCCGTGGCGAAATCCTCGTGGACGACGGTGAGTGGCGCGGCGCGGCTGGGCACGGCCGCTTCGTCGCTCGATAG